The Aeromicrobium yanjiei genome includes a region encoding these proteins:
- a CDS encoding GntR family transcriptional regulator codes for MARVSTTERVFASLRESIVAGEFPAGSLHSIYRLADLLEVSRTPVREAVLRLADIGLVTIERNRGVRIRGVSVADVREVFELRLMIEVPAAAYAAAHADAETVATIEAELSAMRACVAHDDEAEFTAHDRLLHHAIGAATGNARLQAEVATLRDSIQARGASTISRSRDMADVAQEHAPIVAAISTRDPAAAAAHMEEHLVHTASLLMEQVATPGEDVVDLDWARGLRDHLYLPGRSASGPSPAK; via the coding sequence ATGGCGCGCGTCTCCACGACCGAGCGGGTCTTCGCCTCGTTGCGCGAGTCGATCGTCGCGGGTGAGTTCCCCGCCGGCTCGTTGCACTCGATCTACCGCCTCGCCGATCTGCTGGAGGTCTCGCGGACCCCGGTCAGGGAGGCGGTGCTGCGGCTCGCCGACATCGGGCTGGTGACGATCGAGCGCAACCGCGGGGTCCGCATCCGCGGGGTCTCGGTCGCGGACGTCCGGGAGGTCTTCGAGCTGCGCCTCATGATCGAGGTCCCGGCGGCCGCCTACGCTGCTGCCCACGCGGACGCCGAGACGGTCGCGACGATCGAGGCGGAGCTGTCGGCGATGCGCGCGTGCGTCGCCCACGACGACGAGGCCGAGTTCACCGCCCACGACCGGCTGCTCCACCACGCGATCGGCGCCGCGACGGGCAACGCCCGCCTTCAGGCCGAGGTCGCGACCCTGCGCGACTCGATCCAGGCCCGGGGCGCGTCGACCATCAGCCGGTCGCGTGACATGGCCGACGTCGCGCAGGAGCACGCGCCGATCGTCGCGGCCATCTCGACCCGCGACCCCGCCGCGGCCGCCGCGCACATGGAGGAGCACCTCGTGCACACCGCCTCACTGCTCATGGAGCAGGTCGCGACGCCGGGGGAGGACGTCGTGGACCTGGACTGGGCGCGGGGGCTGCGGGATCATCTGTACCTGCCCGGCCGGTCCGCTTCCGGGCCCTCCCCGGCGAAGTAG
- a CDS encoding acyltransferase family protein — translation MSALDPLPVATAPPKERVAYLDNARYWVMLLVVIGHSLTEYVVMDSAKALYTWIYLFHMPFFILISGYTARHYIGDFRQIRRIVSTLIVPYLLVETSLQLITRHYDNEPKTLMILSPQWLGWFLAALFLWRITTPIWRALKYPITTSIVISLLAGLIEIPNVLALPKVLALLPFWVIGLHMNRELFLRLGDWRIRIVSAITLALAFVFCELYSADWTTQWLLWKDRYDEPPLDATAWEGMMTRGELLLVGAVLTFATLSLIPRSRSFTTVLGGRTFYCYLLHGYIIILLDRELDLWSTFEEYGATAVAVFALAAIVVANLLMTKPVATVFRPLFEPKLTWLFREAEPPSVRVPADTVAPDQAPVRAP, via the coding sequence ATGAGTGCCCTCGACCCGTTGCCCGTGGCGACCGCTCCGCCCAAGGAGCGCGTGGCCTACCTGGACAATGCCCGCTACTGGGTCATGCTGCTCGTGGTCATCGGCCACTCGCTCACCGAGTACGTCGTGATGGACTCCGCGAAGGCGCTCTACACGTGGATCTACCTGTTCCACATGCCCTTCTTCATCCTCATCTCGGGCTACACCGCGCGGCACTACATCGGCGACTTCCGCCAGATCCGTCGCATCGTCAGCACGCTCATCGTCCCGTACCTGCTGGTCGAGACGAGCCTGCAGCTCATCACCCGGCACTACGACAACGAGCCCAAGACGCTCATGATCTTGTCCCCGCAGTGGCTCGGCTGGTTCCTCGCCGCGCTCTTCCTGTGGCGCATCACCACGCCGATCTGGCGGGCCCTGAAGTATCCGATCACGACCTCCATCGTCATCTCGTTGCTCGCCGGCCTGATCGAGATCCCCAACGTCCTGGCGCTTCCCAAGGTCCTGGCGCTGCTGCCGTTCTGGGTCATCGGCCTGCACATGAACCGCGAGCTGTTCCTGCGCCTCGGCGACTGGCGCATCCGGATCGTCTCGGCCATCACCCTCGCGCTGGCATTCGTGTTCTGCGAGCTCTACTCGGCCGACTGGACGACGCAGTGGCTGCTCTGGAAGGACCGCTACGACGAGCCCCCGCTCGACGCGACCGCGTGGGAGGGCATGATGACCCGCGGCGAGCTGCTGCTGGTCGGCGCGGTGCTGACCTTCGCGACCCTCTCGCTCATCCCGCGCTCCCGGTCGTTCACGACCGTGCTCGGTGGGCGCACGTTCTACTGCTACCTCCTGCACGGCTACATCATCATCCTGCTCGACCGTGAGCTCGACCTCTGGAGCACCTTCGAGGAGTACGGCGCCACGGCGGTCGCGGTGTTCGCCCTGGCAGCGATCGTGGTGGCGAATCTGCTCATGACCAAGCCGGTCGCGACCGTCTTCCGCCCGCTGTTCGAACCCAAGCTCACGTGGCTGTTCCGGGAGGCCGAGCCGCCCTCGGTGCGCGTGCCGGCCGACACGGTCGCTCCCGACCAGGCCCCGGTCCGCGCGCCGTGA
- a CDS encoding NUDIX hydrolase, whose protein sequence is MTKTTWGGPVPDPSRTQRLGAYAVVLHDDRILLTRISARGYPAGAWTLPGGGVDHGESPHDAVVRELYEETGLVALSSHLVDVHDTHVVALGRGDQYEDYHGVHLLYAVEVDTSVEPHVVEVGGTTDIATWIPIDQVGSVVQPVLSMVEHALARADHFSRGV, encoded by the coding sequence GTGACCAAGACGACCTGGGGAGGACCCGTGCCAGACCCGTCCCGCACGCAGCGGCTGGGCGCGTACGCAGTGGTGCTCCACGACGACCGCATCCTGCTCACCCGCATCTCGGCGCGCGGCTATCCCGCCGGGGCGTGGACGCTGCCCGGCGGGGGAGTCGACCACGGCGAGTCACCGCACGACGCGGTCGTGCGCGAGCTGTACGAGGAGACCGGCTTGGTCGCGCTGTCCTCACACCTCGTCGACGTCCACGACACGCACGTCGTGGCGCTGGGGAGAGGTGACCAGTACGAGGACTACCACGGCGTTCACCTGCTCTACGCGGTCGAGGTGGACACCTCGGTCGAGCCGCACGTCGTCGAGGTGGGCGGCACGACCGACATCGCGACCTGGATCCCGATCGACCAGGTCGGCTCAGTCGTGCAGCCGGTCCTGTCGATGGTCGAGCACGCGCTGGCGCGCGCAGATCACTTCTCGCGCGGCGTGTAG